The DNA sequence TGGCCACGTCCCGCGCCGCCTACACCGCACTCGAGCACTACTTCGTCGAGTTGACCGCCCTGCAGCAGGAACTGTCGATGTCGGCGCGGCTGGTCCAGGTCACCGACGAGCTGGCCGCGCTCGCCGACGCCTGCCACGAAACCGCCCGTGCCGACGAACCGTACCGCCGCGCGCTGCGGGTGGTCCACGGCAGGCTGACCGCCACCGCCCGCGACATCCTCGACAGCCAACCCGAACACGAACTCGACCTCGGCCTGGACCGGTACGCCGACCCGGCCGAGCTGTTGGCCGACCTCGACGTCGTCGACGCCTCTCTGCGCGCCCACGGCAGCGGCGTGCTGGCCGACGACCGGTTGTTCCGGCTACGGGAAGCGGTGCGGGTGTTCGGGTTTCACCTGTCGGGTCTGGACATGCGGCAGAACTCCGACGTCCACGAGGACGTCGTCGCCGAACTGCTCGCCTGGGCCGGTGTGCACGACGACTACGCGTCCCTGTCGGAACCCGAGCGTGTCGAGGTGCTGGCCGCCGAGCTCGCCACCCGCCGCCCACTGACCTCGGAACGTGCCGAGCTGTCGGAGCTGGCGCACAAGGAGCTGGGCATCGTGCGGGCGGCGGCACGCGCGGTCCGGGTGTTCGGGCCCCAGGCGGTGCCCAACTACATCATCTCGATGTGTGAGTCGGTGTCCGACATGCTCGAGGCGGCGATCCTGCTCAAAGAGGCGGGGCTGCTGGACGTCTCGGGTGACGAACCGTACGCGCCGGTGGGCATCGTCCCGTTGTTCGAGACGATCGACGACCTGCAGCGCGGCTCGTCGATCCTGGAGGCGGTGCTCGATCTGCCGCTGTACCGGGAGATGGTCACCGCGCGGGGGCACAGCCAGGAGGTCATGCTCGGCTACTCCGACTCCAACAAGGACGGCGGCTACCTCGCCGCGAACTGGGCGCTCTACCGCGCCGAACTCGACCTCGTCGAATCGGCCCGCAAGACCGGTATCCGATTGCGGCTCTTCCACGGTCGCGGTGGCACCGTCGGCCGCGGCGGCGGACCGAGCTACGACGCGATCCTGGCGCAGCCGCCCGGTGCGGTGAACGGCTCGCTGCGGATCACCGAACAGGGTGAGGTGATCGCCGCCAAGTACGCCGAGCCGCGGATCGCCCACCGCAACCTCGAGACCCTGGTCGCCGCGACACTGGAGTCGACGCTGCTCGATGTCGAAGGGCTCGGTGACGAAGCCGGCCCAGCCTATGAGGTGCTCGACGACCTCGCGGCGCGGGCGCAGCGCGCATACGCCGAATTGGTCCACGAGACACCGGGATTCGTCGACTACTTCAAGGCGTCCACCCCGGTCAGCGAGATCGGCGCGCTCAACATCGGCAGCCGGCCGGCCTCCCGCAAGCCGACGACGTCGATCTCCGATCTGCGCGCCATCCCATGGGTGCTGGCCTGGAGTCAGTCACGTGTCATGCTGCCCGGTTGGTACGGCACCGGAAGCGCGTTCGAGCAGTACATCGCCGAGGGTGAACCCGAGGGGGAGGACCGTCTGCAGGTCCTGCAGGACCTCTACCGGCGGTGGCCGTTCTTCCGCACGGTGCTGTCGAACATGGCGCAGGTGCTGGCGAAGTCGGATCTCGGTCTGGCCGCGCGGTATTCGGAGCTGGTCGAGGACGAGGCGCTGAGGCACCGCGTTTTCGACAAGATCGCCGAGGAGCACGAGCGCACCATCCGGATGCACCGGCTCATCACCGGGCAGGACGATCTGCTCGCCGACAACCCGGCGCTGGCCCGGTCGGTGTTCAACCGGTTCCCCTACCTGGAACCCCTCAACCACCTGCAGGTCGAACTGCTCCGCCGGTACCGGTCGGGCGAGGACGACGAGCTGGTGCGGCGCGGCATCCTGCTCACGATGAGCGGACTGGCCACCGCACTGCGCAACAGCGGTTAGAGCCCGGTGGTGCGGCGGAGTGCGTTCACCGCACCGCGCACCGCGTTCTCGGTCGCGGCCACGGGGCCGAGCACGGCCTCGCCCATGCCGACGAGGCGCTCGACGCGGCCGACGATGCCCTCCATCCGGTCCACCAGCCCGATCAGGCGCGGGGCCAGATCGTTGATCTGGTTGATGGTCTCGTTGAAGCGTTCGAGCGTGTCGTCCAGGGTGGCCGTGGAGCGGTTCAGATCGTCGAGGGTGTCACTGAGACCGTCGAGGATGGTGTCGACCTGTTCGACCGTCACGTCGGCGTTGAGCGCCGCCTGCGCGAGCTTGCGGATGCGTTCGGTCCCCGTACGCGGGCTGCGACCGCTTCTGTCCACCATGATCAGAGCTTAGAAGCCGCGCCCTCGTCGAGGAACCACACCGTGGCCTCGCGCCCGACCGCGCCCGCGGCGGGCCAGTCGTCCGGGTCGGCGCCGCCGACCGCGGCCGCCACCGCCTCGGCCTTGCCCTCACCGGACACCACCAGCCACACTTCGCGAGACCGCTGAACGGCGGGCAGCGTCAACGTGATCCGCTGCGGCGGCGGTTTGGGGGAGTCGGACACGCCGACCACCATGCGGCTGGTCTCCCGCACCGCGATGGTGTGCGGGAACAGCGAGTTCACGTGACCCTCCGGCCCCATGCCAAGCAGGTGGACGTCGAAGACCGGTGTCGGCTCACCCGCCTCGCCCTGTCCGGCGAGCACCTGCTCGTAGGCAAGGGCCGCCGCGTCGAGGTCGTCGCCGAACTCACCGTCGGCGGCGGGCATCGCGTGGACGTTCGCCGCCGGGATGTCGATGTGGTCCAGCAGGGCTTCGCGGGCCTGTTTGTCGTTGCGCTCGTCATCGCCCTCGGGCACGTAGCGCTCGTCGCCGAAGAACAGGTGCACCTTCGACCAGTCGATGCGGTCGTCGTGGGTGCCCAGGCGGGCCAGCAGCTTGATACCGGTGCCGCCACCGGTCAGCACGATGTTCGCCCGCCCGCGCTGCTCGACGGCCGTCACGATCTCGTCGGCGAGGCGGTCGCCGACCGCCGCGACGAGCCCGTCGCTGTCCGGATACCGGCGCACTGACACCGTCACGCGTACACCACCTTGTCGATACCGAGCAGGGATTCGTGGTAGATCTCGTCCGGATCGAGCCGGCGCAGATCCTCGGCGAGGCAGTCCTTCGCCTCCCGGCGGGCCAGCGGCAGCAGCGCATCCGGCCGGCCGGTGCGGCTGAGCGTCGCGGTGACCCCCTCCTGGGGGCGGCTCAGCGTGATGGTCGAACTCTGCCGGATGAGCTCGACGCGCAGTGGACCCACTTCGCGGCGCACCTCACCGTCGAGGCGGCTGGCCAGCCAGCCGGCCAGGATGTCGAGCGCGGGCTCGTCCTTGAGCCCGGACACCACCGCGGAGGTGATCGGCTCGTACGGCGGCTGGTCCACGGCGGAGGTGAGCAGCGCCCGCCAGTAGGTGATCCGGCTCCACGCCAGATCCGTGTCGCCCGCGGTGTATCCCGTCACCCTGCCCTTGATCGACGCCAGCGGGTCCGCGGTACCGGTCGCATCGGTGATCCGGCGAATCGCCAAGCGGCCGAGGGGGTGTTGGGCCGGCACCTCGGGTGCGACCCCCGGCCACCAGGCCACCACGGGGGTGTCGGGCAGCAGGAAGGGCAGCACGACGCTCGCGGCGTGGTCGGCCAGCGGCCCCGAGGTGCGCAGGACGACGACCTCACCCGCGCCCGCGTCGCCGCCGACACGCAGCTGGCCGTCGAGGCGGGGACGGTCCGCGGCACGGTTGTCGGGGACCACGACGATGATGCGGCACGGATGCTCGCGGCTCGCCGAGGTGGCCGCATCGATCGAGAACTCGACCAGCTCCTCGCAGTCCGGCGCGACCACCAGCGTCAGCACCCGGCCGAGCGTGATCGCGCCGCCCTCCTCACGCAGCAACGTGATCTTCTTGTTCAGATCGTTGGTGGTGGTGTCCGGCAGGTCGACGATCATGATCGATGGCTCCTCGCGCAAGCGCTCGTCACGGTTAGGGACGCCTCCATTCGCGGCCGTCGCGCCGCAGCATCTCGAACGCCGACTCCGGACCCCAGGTGCCCGACTCGTAGGGGTCGGGTTTGCCGTGCGACGCCCAGTAGTCGAGCACCGGATCGAGGATCTTCCAGGACAATTCGACCTCGGCGTTGACCGGGAACAGCGAGGGTTCGCCGAGCAGCACGTCGAGAATCAGCCGCTCGTAGGCCTCCGGCGAGTCCTCGGCGAACGCCGACCCGTAGGAGAAGTCCATGTTGACGTCGCGGACTTCCATGGCGCTGCCCGGCACCTTGGACCCGAACCGCAGCGTGATGCCCTCGTCGGGCTGCACCCGGATCACCAGCGCGTTCTGGCCGAGCTCCTCGGTCATGGTGGCGTCGAACGGCAGGTGCGGCGCCCGCCGGAACACCAGGGCGATCTCGGTGACCCTGCGGCCCAGCCGTTTTCCGGTGCGCAGATAGAACGGGACACCCGCCCAGCGGCGGGTGTCGATGTCGAGCGTGATCGCGGCGAACGTCTCGGTCGTCGACGTCGCGGAGAAGCCCTCCTCGTCGAGCAGTCCGACCACCTGCTCACCACCCTGCCAGCCGGCCGCGTACTGACCGCGCGACGTGGTCTCGTCGAGCGGCTGGGCCAACCGCACCGCCGAGAGGACTTTGATCTTCTCGGCCTGCAGTTCGTGCGGGTGGAAGCTGACCGGCTCCTCCATCGCCGTCAGCGCCAACAGCTGCAGCAGGTGGTTCTGGATCACATCCCGCGCCGCGCCGATACCGTCGTAATAGCCTGCGCGCCCGCCCAATCCGATGTCCTCGGCCATCGTGATCTGCACGTGGTCGACGTAGTTGTTGTTCCAGATCGGCTCGTACAGCTCGTTGGCGAAG is a window from the Mycolicibacterium litorale genome containing:
- the ppc gene encoding phosphoenolpyruvate carboxylase; its protein translation is MADLPEALEPIGSVTRTEVGREATEPMREDIRLLGAILGDTMREQNGDEVFDLVERARVESFRVRRSEIDRAELAGMFDGIGARAAIPVIRAFTHFALLANVAEDIHRERRRAVHVAAGEPPQNSSLAATYAKLDSAQLNSDQVAEALAGALVSPVITAHPTETRRRTVFDTQHRITELMRLRAHGHDTTDDGRDIERELRRHILTLWQTALIRLSRLKIQDEIETGLRYYQAAFFDVIPRVNAEVRSALQTRWPGAELLSEPILRPGSWIGGDRDGNPNVTAEVVRLATSRAAYTALEHYFVELTALQQELSMSARLVQVTDELAALADACHETARADEPYRRALRVVHGRLTATARDILDSQPEHELDLGLDRYADPAELLADLDVVDASLRAHGSGVLADDRLFRLREAVRVFGFHLSGLDMRQNSDVHEDVVAELLAWAGVHDDYASLSEPERVEVLAAELATRRPLTSERAELSELAHKELGIVRAAARAVRVFGPQAVPNYIISMCESVSDMLEAAILLKEAGLLDVSGDEPYAPVGIVPLFETIDDLQRGSSILEAVLDLPLYREMVTARGHSQEVMLGYSDSNKDGGYLAANWALYRAELDLVESARKTGIRLRLFHGRGGTVGRGGGPSYDAILAQPPGAVNGSLRITEQGEVIAAKYAEPRIAHRNLETLVAATLESTLLDVEGLGDEAGPAYEVLDDLAARAQRAYAELVHETPGFVDYFKASTPVSEIGALNIGSRPASRKPTTSISDLRAIPWVLAWSQSRVMLPGWYGTGSAFEQYIAEGEPEGEDRLQVLQDLYRRWPFFRTVLSNMAQVLAKSDLGLAARYSELVEDEALRHRVFDKIAEEHERTIRMHRLITGQDDLLADNPALARSVFNRFPYLEPLNHLQVELLRRYRSGEDDELVRRGILLTMSGLATALRNSG
- a CDS encoding ATPase, whose amino-acid sequence is MVDRSGRSPRTGTERIRKLAQAALNADVTVEQVDTILDGLSDTLDDLNRSTATLDDTLERFNETINQINDLAPRLIGLVDRMEGIVGRVERLVGMGEAVLGPVAATENAVRGAVNALRRTTGL
- the pgl gene encoding 6-phosphogluconolactonase; amino-acid sequence: MTVSVRRYPDSDGLVAAVGDRLADEIVTAVEQRGRANIVLTGGGTGIKLLARLGTHDDRIDWSKVHLFFGDERYVPEGDDERNDKQAREALLDHIDIPAANVHAMPAADGEFGDDLDAAALAYEQVLAGQGEAGEPTPVFDVHLLGMGPEGHVNSLFPHTIAVRETSRMVVGVSDSPKPPPQRITLTLPAVQRSREVWLVVSGEGKAEAVAAAVGGADPDDWPAAGAVGREATVWFLDEGAASKL
- the opcA gene encoding glucose-6-phosphate dehydrogenase assembly protein OpcA; translation: MIVDLPDTTTNDLNKKITLLREEGGAITLGRVLTLVVAPDCEELVEFSIDAATSASREHPCRIIVVVPDNRAADRPRLDGQLRVGGDAGAGEVVVLRTSGPLADHAASVVLPFLLPDTPVVAWWPGVAPEVPAQHPLGRLAIRRITDATGTADPLASIKGRVTGYTAGDTDLAWSRITYWRALLTSAVDQPPYEPITSAVVSGLKDEPALDILAGWLASRLDGEVRREVGPLRVELIRQSSTITLSRPQEGVTATLSRTGRPDALLPLARREAKDCLAEDLRRLDPDEIYHESLLGIDKVVYA
- the zwf gene encoding glucose-6-phosphate dehydrogenase, translating into MTTANRPVPGVPNPAPAGWRNPLRDKRDKRMPRIAGPCGVVIFGVTGDLSRKKLMPAIYDLANRGLLPASFSLVGFARRDWADEDFGQVVYEAVKKHARTPFRQEVWDRLAEGIRFVQGTFDDDAAFRTLAECLEKLDVERGTGGNHAFYLSIPPNAFPLVCEQLRKSGLARPQEGRWSRVVIEKPFGHDLESAVELNSVVNSVFPEESVFRIDHYLGKETVQNILALRFANELYEPIWNNNYVDHVQITMAEDIGLGGRAGYYDGIGAARDVIQNHLLQLLALTAMEEPVSFHPHELQAEKIKVLSAVRLAQPLDETTSRGQYAAGWQGGEQVVGLLDEEGFSATSTTETFAAITLDIDTRRWAGVPFYLRTGKRLGRRVTEIALVFRRAPHLPFDATMTEELGQNALVIRVQPDEGITLRFGSKVPGSAMEVRDVNMDFSYGSAFAEDSPEAYERLILDVLLGEPSLFPVNAEVELSWKILDPVLDYWASHGKPDPYESGTWGPESAFEMLRRDGREWRRP